Proteins from one Mesotoga infera genomic window:
- a CDS encoding HAMP domain-containing sensor histidine kinase produces the protein MSDKRVFSTSTQVAFNSMVLLVLILSVSALFIYRVSESIFIRNYSEEMRKIFMDSPMGRGMRMGIGRIIGRGGNEFYVRIEGIVVQNPTGLSNVPDVEGYVRTKINGSSYLFYGFTNGNEKILLGAQMDDLDFFLQSLSTTLVLSMVIGVALSILSGYLLGKRVSKPLKEATSLLKEITLEDLSKRVEIDPRTSELAELKKALNTALDRIEDGYKRQEQFSSDIAHEIRSPLTSILGFSRMIQRWGSKDPEALKEAAERITATAGKMLTITEGLLFLARPVIETNRESFDLGELVNELVKSTPIPENITVEIDVGNVNVTTDRALLKIALKVLLENAMKYGKGKPIGFYWTKGLLQVRDHGDGIDAEKIDRIFDRFYRGDSSRSGEGHGLGLSIVRKICDALDLTITAENNEDGGAVFSIGRLL, from the coding sequence TTGTCAGATAAGAGGGTCTTTTCAACTTCAACACAGGTGGCCTTCAACTCCATGGTTTTACTTGTGTTGATTCTATCTGTTTCAGCGCTCTTTATATACAGGGTGTCGGAGAGCATCTTCATTCGCAATTACTCGGAAGAGATGAGAAAGATCTTCATGGACTCTCCCATGGGGAGGGGCATGAGGATGGGAATAGGCCGCATTATCGGTCGTGGTGGAAATGAGTTCTATGTGAGGATAGAAGGAATAGTGGTGCAAAACCCGACAGGTCTGTCGAACGTACCCGATGTGGAAGGTTACGTGAGGACAAAAATTAACGGGAGTTCTTACCTTTTCTACGGCTTCACCAACGGAAACGAAAAGATCCTGCTTGGCGCGCAGATGGACGATCTGGACTTCTTCCTGCAGAGTCTTTCCACCACACTTGTGCTCTCGATGGTCATCGGAGTAGCGCTGTCCATATTGAGTGGCTATCTCCTCGGGAAGAGGGTTTCAAAGCCGCTGAAAGAGGCAACGTCTCTACTGAAGGAAATAACGCTGGAAGATTTATCCAAAAGGGTTGAGATAGACCCCAGGACTTCAGAGCTTGCAGAGCTTAAAAAAGCCCTAAATACAGCGCTAGATAGGATTGAAGACGGCTATAAAAGGCAGGAACAGTTCTCTTCAGATATCGCCCACGAGATACGCTCGCCTTTGACGTCGATACTCGGCTTTTCCAGAATGATACAGAGATGGGGATCTAAAGATCCGGAGGCTCTTAAAGAAGCCGCTGAAAGGATAACGGCGACCGCAGGCAAGATGCTTACAATAACCGAAGGGCTGCTCTTTCTGGCGCGTCCGGTAATTGAAACGAACAGGGAGAGTTTCGACCTCGGAGAGCTCGTTAATGAACTGGTGAAATCCACACCCATACCTGAAAACATAACTGTCGAAATCGATGTTGGGAATGTGAATGTCACGACCGACAGGGCCTTGCTAAAAATAGCGTTGAAGGTGTTGCTCGAGAATGCGATGAAATATGGGAAAGGAAAACCCATAGGCTTTTATTGGACGAAAGGCTTGCTTCAAGTTAGGGATCACGGAGATGGAATCGATGCAGAGAAGATAGATAGAATTTTCGACAGGTTCTACAGGGGCGATTCCTCAAGAAGCGGAGAAGGTCACGGTCTGGGCCTGTCGATCGTCAGAAAGATCTGTGACGCCCTTGACTTGACAATTACTGCGGAAAACAACGAAGATGGCGGGGCCGTCTTTTCTATCGGGAGGTTATTATGA
- a CDS encoding 1-acyl-sn-glycerol-3-phosphate acyltransferase codes for MKALCFITESTLLWVVLPLWILSGSASGIGIFFVVGLAMVVVSVAFSLYSSLAAFYWTGSFPGLLTVQDRTITSGPYRFIRQPLYVGYTFFLLGIVMLSGEFLFLMLWAAISCCLLLYTVFRERKLAERDERYAFYIETVPLLLPRRGKYIPFDFTRCVPWLFIATSLVVKFLILILLPSKVKNARVLRERKPFIIALAHQTHYDGPLIFYSTWRYFRFVGTAIYVDRMRLLRNFGTIPVKRYTIDTTAIRQMLSTIKEGIPLGIAPEAARSWDGKFLSVKKEIWKLFKMLKTPIVPVKFYGIQRLWPRWAGIFSPGFSTVEFGDPIQPDDPEMERKISDFLSKEDPTFEKPYRSYRHIERLIWRCPSCGKIGSIKGFHSGFSCGSCGKSWNRPSVNKVIELHEKIKPGNMGLSFPVRDRVFFRGEEVEGLIMEDLAMIGSFSLRYSDIKNSSIEKSVEPVFGTADEMVIFKSNSSALMWQEIIDFQIKFRLKRDDYHTDLWG; via the coding sequence ATGAAGGCTCTGTGTTTTATCACAGAATCGACATTGCTTTGGGTTGTTCTCCCTCTGTGGATACTGTCGGGAAGCGCTTCCGGTATCGGAATTTTTTTCGTGGTAGGCCTTGCAATGGTGGTCGTCTCGGTAGCGTTTTCGCTGTATTCTTCGCTGGCCGCTTTCTACTGGACGGGAAGCTTTCCGGGATTGTTGACTGTTCAGGATCGAACAATCACCAGCGGTCCGTACCGTTTCATCAGACAGCCACTTTATGTAGGATACACTTTCTTTCTGTTGGGTATTGTAATGCTATCGGGGGAGTTTCTTTTTCTTATGCTCTGGGCAGCTATCAGCTGCTGTCTTCTTTTATACACGGTTTTCAGGGAAAGAAAGCTGGCCGAAAGAGACGAACGATACGCCTTTTACATAGAAACCGTGCCGTTGCTCCTGCCAAGACGCGGTAAATATATACCTTTCGACTTCACCAGGTGTGTTCCGTGGCTCTTCATCGCAACTTCTCTCGTGGTGAAATTCCTGATACTGATTCTGCTTCCCTCGAAAGTGAAGAATGCACGGGTACTGAGAGAGAGAAAACCCTTCATAATAGCACTTGCGCACCAGACCCACTACGACGGCCCCCTGATATTTTACTCGACCTGGAGGTATTTCAGATTCGTCGGCACGGCGATCTATGTTGACAGGATGAGACTTTTGAGAAACTTTGGAACGATTCCCGTGAAACGCTACACAATAGATACCACGGCGATAAGACAGATGCTGTCAACAATAAAGGAAGGAATTCCCCTGGGGATAGCGCCCGAGGCGGCTCGTTCCTGGGACGGCAAGTTCTTGAGTGTAAAAAAAGAGATATGGAAACTCTTCAAGATGCTGAAAACCCCCATCGTACCTGTCAAATTCTACGGAATACAGAGACTATGGCCCCGGTGGGCCGGTATCTTCTCTCCCGGTTTCTCCACAGTGGAGTTCGGTGATCCCATACAGCCTGACGATCCCGAAATGGAACGCAAAATAAGCGACTTTCTTTCAAAAGAGGACCCCACTTTCGAAAAACCTTACAGAAGTTACAGGCATATCGAAAGACTAATCTGGAGATGCCCTTCGTGCGGCAAGATCGGTTCGATCAAGGGTTTTCACAGTGGTTTCTCCTGCGGCTCCTGCGGAAAGAGCTGGAACAGGCCGTCGGTCAACAAGGTAATAGAACTTCACGAAAAAATCAAGCCTGGAAATATGGGCCTCTCCTTTCCCGTGAGAGACAGGGTCTTTTTCAGGGGTGAGGAAGTAGAGGGATTGATAATGGAAGATTTGGCGATGATAGGAAGTTTTTCACTTCGGTACAGCGACATAAAGAATTCCAGCATCGAGAAAAGCGTTGAACCCGTCTTTGGAACGGCCGACGAAATGGTGATCTTCAAATCCAATAGTAGTGCACTCATGTGGCAGGAGATAATCGATTTCCAGATAAAGTTCCGTCTCAAGCGCGATGATTATCATACCGACCTCTGGGGATAG